From one Felis catus isolate Fca126 chromosome E2, F.catus_Fca126_mat1.0, whole genome shotgun sequence genomic stretch:
- the NPHS1 gene encoding nephrin isoform X5 yields the protein MNVLFPPGPPVIEWPGLDEGHVRAGQSLELLCVSRGGNPPATLQWLKNGQPVSTAWGTEHAEAVARSMLVMIVRPEDHGARLSCEAHNSVSTGIQERGVTLQVTFPPSAITILGSASQSENKNVTLSCITKSSRPRVLLRWWLGWRQLLPTEDMVMDGLHGGHISMSNLTFLVRREDNGLTLTCEAFSEAFTKETFKKSLILNVKYPAQKLWIEGPPEGQRLRAGTRVRLVCLAIGGNPDPSLTWFKDSRAVTEPRPPQEPRRVQLGSLEKSGSTFSRELVLITGPSDNQAKFTCKAGQLSASTQLVVQFPPTNVTILANASALRPGDALNLTCVSVSSNPPVNLSWDKEGERLESVAIPPRSAPFKGSAAARSVLLRMSSRDHGHRVTCRAHSTELRETMSAFYRLNVLYPPEFLGEQVLVVTAVEQGEALLPVSVSANPAPEAFNWTFRGYRLSPAGGPRHRILSGGALQLWNVTRADDGLYQLHCQNSEGTAEALVRLDVHYAPTIRVLQDPTEVNIGGSVDIVCTVDANPILPGMFNWERLGGEEEDHSLDDMEKMSKGSTGRLRIHHAKLDQAGAYQCIVDNGVAPPARGLVRLVVRFAPQVEHPTPLTKVAAAGDSTSSATLHCRARGVPNIVFTWTKNGVALDLQDPRYTEHTYHQGMVHSSLLTIANVSAAQDYALFTCTATNPLGSDRTNIQLVSISRPDPPTGLKVMSMTPYSMGLEWKPGFDGGLPQRFQIRYEALGTPGFLYMDVLPPQATTFTLTGLQPSTRYRVWLLASNALGDSGLMDKGSQISVTTPGLDQPSGEPDYQLPTEQPTRPSGLPLMPVLFAAGGLLLLSNISCVGGFLWQRRLRRLAEGISEKTEAGSEEDRVRNEYEDSQWTGGQDTQSSMVSTTDVEPYYHSMKDFSPQLPPTLEEVSYPRGLTHLEEDMAFPGHLYDEVERLNDPSGAWGPLYDEVPMQSEGLCDPCWPEETYEDTRGIYDQVAGDFDPMETDSLPFELRGHLV from the exons ATGAATGTTCTGT TCCCCCCAGGACCTCCTGTCATTGAATGGCCAGGCCTGGACGAGGGGCACGTGCGGGCAGGACAGAGCTTGGAGCTGCTGTGTGTGTCCCGAGGGGGAAATCCGCCAGCCACACTGCAGTGGCTGAAG aaTGGCCAGCCCGTGTCCACAGCGTGGGGCACAGAGCATGCTGAGGCAGTGGCCCGAAGCATGCTAGTGATGATTGTGCGACCAGAAGACCACGGGGCGAGGCTCAGCTGTGAGGCCCACAACAGCGTATCGACGGGAATCCAGGAACGTGGGGTCACCCTGCAGGTCACCT TCCCCCCCAGTGCCATTACCATCCTGGGATCTGCGTCCCAGTCTGAGAACAAGAACGTTACACTCTCCTGCATCACCAAGTCCAGTCGCCCACGGGTCCTGTTGCGATGGTGGCTGGGTTGGCGGCAGCTGCTGCCCACAGAAGACATGGTCATGGAT GGCCTGCATGGTGGCCACATCTCCATGTCCAACTTGACGTTCTTGGTGCGACGGGAGGACAATGGTCTGACCCTCACGTGTGAAGCCTTTAGTGAGGCCTTCACCAAGGAGACCTTCAAGAAGTCACTTATCCTGAATGTGAAAT ATCCTGCCCAGAAGTTGTGGATAGAGGGCCCCCCAGAGGGACAGCGCCTCCGGGCTGGGACTCGGGTGAGGCTGGTGTGTTTGGCCATTGGAGGCAACCCAGACCCATCTCTTACCTGGTTCAAG GACTCCCGTGCGGTGACCGAACCGCGGCCGCCCCAGGAGCCGCGGCGGGTGCAGCTGGGAAGTCTGGAGAAGTCGGGGAGCACCTTCTCCCGCGAGCTTGTACTGATCACGGGTCCGTCGGACAACCAGGCCAAGTTCACGTGCAAGGCGGGTCAGCTCAGCGCATCCACGCAGCTTGTGGTGCAGT TTCCCCCAACAAACGTGACGATCCTGGCCAATGCGTCGGCTCTGCGCCCAGGGGATGCCTTAAACTTGACTTGCGTCAGCGTTAGCAGTAACCCTCCTGTCAATTTGTCATGGGACAAGGAGGGGGAGAG GCTGGAAAGTGTGGCCATACCACCCCGTAGTGCCCCATTCAAAGGATCTGCAGCAGCCAGGAGTGTCCTTCTGAGAATGTCATCCCGTGACCACGGCCACCGAGTGACCTGCCGAGCGCACAGCACTGAGCTGCGGGAAACCATGAGCGCCTTCTACCGCCTCAATGTGCTGT ACCCTCCAGAGTTCCTGGGGGAGCAGGTGCTTGTGGTGACCGCGGTGGAGCAGGGTGAGGCACTGctgcctgtgtctgtgtctgccaACCCTGCCCCGGAGGCCTTCAACTGGACCTTCCGGGGCTACCGCCTCAGCCCAG CTGGTGGCCCTCGGCATCGCATCCTGTCCGGTGGAGCTCTGCAGCTATGGAACGTGACCCGTGCTGACGATGGCCTTTATCAGCTGCATTGCCAGAACTCAGAGGGCACCGCCGAAGCGCTAGTGCGGCTGGATGTACACT ATGCCCCCACTATACGAGTTCTCCAGGACCCTACTGAAGTGAATATTGGGGGTTCTGTGGATATAGTCTGCACCGTTGATGCCAATCCCATCCTTCCAGGGATGTTCAACTGGGAGAGGCTG ggaggagaggaagaggaccACAGCCTGGATGACATGGAGAAGATGTCAAAGGGATCCACAGGACGTCTTCGAATTCACCATGCCAAACTGGACCAGGCTGGTGCTTACCAGTGCATCGTGGACAATGGAGTAGCACCTCCAGCCCGAGGGCTGGTCCGACTTGTTGTCAGAT TTGCCCCCCAGGTGGAGCACCCCACTCCCCTAACTAAGGTGGCGGCAGCTGGAGATAGCACCAGTTCTGCCACCCTCCACTGTCGTGCCCGAGGTGTCCCTAACATCGTCTTCACTTGGACCAAAAATGGAGTCGCTCTGGATCTCCAGGATCCCAG ATACACGGAACACACATACCACCAGGGTATGGTCCACAGCAGTCTCCTGACTATTGCCAATGTGTCTGCGGCCCAGGATTATGCCCTGTTCACGTGCACAGCCACCAACCCCCTTGGCTCAGACCGCACCAACATTCAACTCGTCAGCATCA GCCGCCCAGATCCCCCAACAGGATTAAAGGTCATGAGCATGACCCCATACTCAATGGGGTTGGAATGGAAGCCTGGCTTTGATGGGGGTTTGCCACAGAGGTTCCAAATCAG GTATGAGGCTCTGGGGACTCCAGGGTTCCTCTACATGGATGTCCTACCACCTCAGGCCACCACCTTTACACTGACTGGGCTGCAGCCCTCTACACGATACAGGGTCTGGCTGCTGGCCAGCAATGCCCTGGGGGACAGCGGACTAATGGACAAGGGGTCCCAGATCTCTGTCACCACCCCAg gtcTAGACCAGCCTTCTGGAGAACCTGACTATCAACTGCCCACAGAGCAGCCTACAA GACCCTCGGGGCTGCCCCTGATGCCTGTGCTGTTTGCTGCTGGGGGTCTTTTGCTGCTTTCTAACATCTCCTGTGTTGGGGGATTCCTCTGGCAGCGGAGACTGAGGCGTCTTGCTGAAG GCATCTCAGAAAAGACAGAGGCAGG ATCGGAGGAAGACCGAGTCAGGAATGAATATGAGGACAGCCAGTGGACTGGAGGCCAGGATACTCAAAGCTCCATG GTTAGCACAACAGATGTAGAGCCATATTACCACTCCATGAAGGACTTCAGCCCCCAGCTACCACCAACACTGGAGGAGGTGTCTTATCCCCGAG GTCTCACACATCTTGAGGAGGATATGGCTTTTCCTGGACACCTGTATGATGAAGTGGAAAGACTGAATGACCCATCTGGGGCCTGGGGACCCCTGTATGATGAAGTACCAATG CAATCAGAG GGCCTCTGTGATCCCTGCTGGCCTGAGGAGACATATGAAGATACAAGAGGAATCTATGATCAGGTGGCAGGAGACTTTGACCCGATGGAAACTGATTCTCTACCTTTTGAGCTGAGGGGACATCTGGTGTGA
- the NPHS1 gene encoding nephrin isoform X3, with the protein MWGPRRNSSPQRPQPDDSDSRTPTSHPRVTPQSSDNGKLLVCEGSSPALDTPIRVSVTMNVLFPPGPPVIEWPGLDEGHVRAGQSLELLCVSRGGNPPATLQWLKNGQPVSTAWGTEHAEAVARSMLVMIVRPEDHGARLSCEAHNSVSTGIQERGVTLQVTFPPSAITILGSASQSENKNVTLSCITKSSRPRVLLRWWLGWRQLLPTEDMVMDGLHGGHISMSNLTFLVRREDNGLTLTCEAFSEAFTKETFKKSLILNVKYPAQKLWIEGPPEGQRLRAGTRVRLVCLAIGGNPDPSLTWFKDSRAVTEPRPPQEPRRVQLGSLEKSGSTFSRELVLITGPSDNQAKFTCKAGQLSASTQLVVQFPPTNVTILANASALRPGDALNLTCVSVSSNPPVNLSWDKEGERLESVAIPPRSAPFKGSAAARSVLLRMSSRDHGHRVTCRAHSTELRETMSAFYRLNVLYPPEFLGEQVLVVTAVEQGEALLPVSVSANPAPEAFNWTFRGYRLSPAGGPRHRILSGGALQLWNVTRADDGLYQLHCQNSEGTAEALVRLDVHYAPTIRVLQDPTEVNIGGSVDIVCTVDANPILPGMFNWERLGGEEEDHSLDDMEKMSKGSTGRLRIHHAKLDQAGAYQCIVDNGVAPPARGLVRLVVRFAPQVEHPTPLTKVAAAGDSTSSATLHCRARGVPNIVFTWTKNGVALDLQDPRYTEHTYHQGMVHSSLLTIANVSAAQDYALFTCTATNPLGSDRTNIQLVSISRPDPPTGLKVMSMTPYSMGLEWKPGFDGGLPQRFQIRYEALGTPGFLYMDVLPPQATTFTLTGLQPSTRYRVWLLASNALGDSGLMDKGSQISVTTPGLDQPSGEPDYQLPTEQPTRPSGLPLMPVLFAAGGLLLLSNISCVGGFLWQRRLRRLAEGISEKTEAGSEEDRVRNEYEDSQWTGGQDTQSSMVSTTDVEPYYHSMKDFSPQLPPTLEEVSYPRGLTHLEEDMAFPGHLYDEVERLNDPSGAWGPLYDEVPMQSEGLCDPCWPEETYEDTRGIYDQVAGDFDPMETDSLPFELRGHLV; encoded by the exons ATGTGGGGTCCCAGGAGAAACTCTTCACCACAGAGGCCACAGCCAG ATGACTCTGACTCCAGAACCCCAACTTCCCACCCCAGGGTGACACCTCAGAGCTCAGATAATGGGAAGCTGCTGGTCTGTGAGGGGTCCAGCCCAGCATTGGACACCCCTATCCGGGTCTCAGTCACCATGAATGTTCTGT TCCCCCCAGGACCTCCTGTCATTGAATGGCCAGGCCTGGACGAGGGGCACGTGCGGGCAGGACAGAGCTTGGAGCTGCTGTGTGTGTCCCGAGGGGGAAATCCGCCAGCCACACTGCAGTGGCTGAAG aaTGGCCAGCCCGTGTCCACAGCGTGGGGCACAGAGCATGCTGAGGCAGTGGCCCGAAGCATGCTAGTGATGATTGTGCGACCAGAAGACCACGGGGCGAGGCTCAGCTGTGAGGCCCACAACAGCGTATCGACGGGAATCCAGGAACGTGGGGTCACCCTGCAGGTCACCT TCCCCCCCAGTGCCATTACCATCCTGGGATCTGCGTCCCAGTCTGAGAACAAGAACGTTACACTCTCCTGCATCACCAAGTCCAGTCGCCCACGGGTCCTGTTGCGATGGTGGCTGGGTTGGCGGCAGCTGCTGCCCACAGAAGACATGGTCATGGAT GGCCTGCATGGTGGCCACATCTCCATGTCCAACTTGACGTTCTTGGTGCGACGGGAGGACAATGGTCTGACCCTCACGTGTGAAGCCTTTAGTGAGGCCTTCACCAAGGAGACCTTCAAGAAGTCACTTATCCTGAATGTGAAAT ATCCTGCCCAGAAGTTGTGGATAGAGGGCCCCCCAGAGGGACAGCGCCTCCGGGCTGGGACTCGGGTGAGGCTGGTGTGTTTGGCCATTGGAGGCAACCCAGACCCATCTCTTACCTGGTTCAAG GACTCCCGTGCGGTGACCGAACCGCGGCCGCCCCAGGAGCCGCGGCGGGTGCAGCTGGGAAGTCTGGAGAAGTCGGGGAGCACCTTCTCCCGCGAGCTTGTACTGATCACGGGTCCGTCGGACAACCAGGCCAAGTTCACGTGCAAGGCGGGTCAGCTCAGCGCATCCACGCAGCTTGTGGTGCAGT TTCCCCCAACAAACGTGACGATCCTGGCCAATGCGTCGGCTCTGCGCCCAGGGGATGCCTTAAACTTGACTTGCGTCAGCGTTAGCAGTAACCCTCCTGTCAATTTGTCATGGGACAAGGAGGGGGAGAG GCTGGAAAGTGTGGCCATACCACCCCGTAGTGCCCCATTCAAAGGATCTGCAGCAGCCAGGAGTGTCCTTCTGAGAATGTCATCCCGTGACCACGGCCACCGAGTGACCTGCCGAGCGCACAGCACTGAGCTGCGGGAAACCATGAGCGCCTTCTACCGCCTCAATGTGCTGT ACCCTCCAGAGTTCCTGGGGGAGCAGGTGCTTGTGGTGACCGCGGTGGAGCAGGGTGAGGCACTGctgcctgtgtctgtgtctgccaACCCTGCCCCGGAGGCCTTCAACTGGACCTTCCGGGGCTACCGCCTCAGCCCAG CTGGTGGCCCTCGGCATCGCATCCTGTCCGGTGGAGCTCTGCAGCTATGGAACGTGACCCGTGCTGACGATGGCCTTTATCAGCTGCATTGCCAGAACTCAGAGGGCACCGCCGAAGCGCTAGTGCGGCTGGATGTACACT ATGCCCCCACTATACGAGTTCTCCAGGACCCTACTGAAGTGAATATTGGGGGTTCTGTGGATATAGTCTGCACCGTTGATGCCAATCCCATCCTTCCAGGGATGTTCAACTGGGAGAGGCTG ggaggagaggaagaggaccACAGCCTGGATGACATGGAGAAGATGTCAAAGGGATCCACAGGACGTCTTCGAATTCACCATGCCAAACTGGACCAGGCTGGTGCTTACCAGTGCATCGTGGACAATGGAGTAGCACCTCCAGCCCGAGGGCTGGTCCGACTTGTTGTCAGAT TTGCCCCCCAGGTGGAGCACCCCACTCCCCTAACTAAGGTGGCGGCAGCTGGAGATAGCACCAGTTCTGCCACCCTCCACTGTCGTGCCCGAGGTGTCCCTAACATCGTCTTCACTTGGACCAAAAATGGAGTCGCTCTGGATCTCCAGGATCCCAG ATACACGGAACACACATACCACCAGGGTATGGTCCACAGCAGTCTCCTGACTATTGCCAATGTGTCTGCGGCCCAGGATTATGCCCTGTTCACGTGCACAGCCACCAACCCCCTTGGCTCAGACCGCACCAACATTCAACTCGTCAGCATCA GCCGCCCAGATCCCCCAACAGGATTAAAGGTCATGAGCATGACCCCATACTCAATGGGGTTGGAATGGAAGCCTGGCTTTGATGGGGGTTTGCCACAGAGGTTCCAAATCAG GTATGAGGCTCTGGGGACTCCAGGGTTCCTCTACATGGATGTCCTACCACCTCAGGCCACCACCTTTACACTGACTGGGCTGCAGCCCTCTACACGATACAGGGTCTGGCTGCTGGCCAGCAATGCCCTGGGGGACAGCGGACTAATGGACAAGGGGTCCCAGATCTCTGTCACCACCCCAg gtcTAGACCAGCCTTCTGGAGAACCTGACTATCAACTGCCCACAGAGCAGCCTACAA GACCCTCGGGGCTGCCCCTGATGCCTGTGCTGTTTGCTGCTGGGGGTCTTTTGCTGCTTTCTAACATCTCCTGTGTTGGGGGATTCCTCTGGCAGCGGAGACTGAGGCGTCTTGCTGAAG GCATCTCAGAAAAGACAGAGGCAGG ATCGGAGGAAGACCGAGTCAGGAATGAATATGAGGACAGCCAGTGGACTGGAGGCCAGGATACTCAAAGCTCCATG GTTAGCACAACAGATGTAGAGCCATATTACCACTCCATGAAGGACTTCAGCCCCCAGCTACCACCAACACTGGAGGAGGTGTCTTATCCCCGAG GTCTCACACATCTTGAGGAGGATATGGCTTTTCCTGGACACCTGTATGATGAAGTGGAAAGACTGAATGACCCATCTGGGGCCTGGGGACCCCTGTATGATGAAGTACCAATG CAATCAGAG GGCCTCTGTGATCCCTGCTGGCCTGAGGAGACATATGAAGATACAAGAGGAATCTATGATCAGGTGGCAGGAGACTTTGACCCGATGGAAACTGATTCTCTACCTTTTGAGCTGAGGGGACATCTGGTGTGA